A window of the Natronospira proteinivora genome harbors these coding sequences:
- a CDS encoding YiiD C-terminal domain-containing protein produces MSEGLVEEQDPLSRLDVADNQKALQHYLLDCIPLLQHMAVQVDSVDREAVRISAPLAPNSNHIGTAFGGSLHGLGTLAAWGFLWVMLRDQPDVSLVIRDSHMRYQNPATDRLSAICEPPNVGLLNQFLRAIQRRNKAAIDLTARVESQGQSCAEFQGTFVAIRKRSK; encoded by the coding sequence ATGAGTGAAGGCCTTGTTGAAGAACAGGACCCCTTGAGCCGCCTGGATGTGGCGGACAATCAAAAGGCCCTGCAGCATTACCTGCTGGACTGCATTCCCCTCTTGCAGCATATGGCCGTGCAGGTGGATTCGGTGGATCGCGAGGCCGTGCGCATCAGCGCCCCACTGGCCCCCAACAGCAACCATATTGGTACGGCCTTTGGTGGCAGTCTGCACGGACTCGGAACTCTAGCCGCCTGGGGTTTTCTCTGGGTCATGCTGCGGGATCAGCCCGATGTGAGCCTGGTTATCCGGGACAGTCACATGCGCTATCAGAATCCGGCCACCGACCGGCTTTCCGCCATCTGCGAGCCCCCCAATGTGGGTCTGCTCAACCAGTTCCTGCGCGCCATCCAGCGCCGCAACAAGGCAGCCATTGATCTCACCGCCCGGGTGGAAAGCCAGGGGCAGAGCTGCGCCGAGTTTCAGGGCACATTCGTGGCCATTCGCAAACGAAGCAAGTAA
- the hslO gene encoding Hsp33 family molecular chaperone HslO, whose translation MAQAGKQTDSLHRFLFEAYPVRGEVVRLDASWQAALEHQDYPEPVRQLLGQAMAASSLLASTLKFDGAMTLQVQGQGPISLLVVQCTSELVIRGTAQFEEVLPDEAGFRDLVGEGTMAITIEQEGRSERYQGIVPMEGDSLGACLEGYFARSEQLPTRMWLAADNDAASGMLLQVMPGEDEDDAGWGHTVTLAETVSEGELCHLPVEQLLHRLYHEDDVRLFEAHPVAFRCTCSRDKIADVLRRIGQEEVRDIVAEQGQVSVACQFCGRQYEFDAVDAENLFIAPDAAGDSQGSTTRH comes from the coding sequence ATGGCTCAGGCAGGCAAACAGACAGACAGCCTGCACCGCTTCCTGTTTGAAGCGTATCCCGTTCGCGGGGAGGTGGTGCGCCTGGATGCCAGCTGGCAGGCAGCACTGGAGCATCAGGATTATCCAGAGCCGGTCCGCCAACTGCTGGGTCAGGCCATGGCGGCGTCCAGTCTGTTGGCCTCCACCTTGAAGTTTGACGGGGCCATGACCCTGCAGGTTCAGGGACAGGGACCCATCAGTCTGTTGGTGGTTCAATGCACCAGCGAGTTGGTGATTCGGGGCACGGCCCAGTTCGAGGAAGTGCTGCCCGATGAGGCCGGATTCCGGGATCTGGTGGGCGAGGGCACCATGGCCATCACCATTGAGCAGGAAGGCCGGTCTGAACGCTACCAGGGCATCGTGCCCATGGAGGGCGACAGCCTGGGTGCTTGCCTGGAAGGGTATTTCGCCCGCTCCGAGCAACTGCCCACGCGCATGTGGCTGGCGGCCGATAATGATGCGGCTTCCGGCATGTTGCTGCAGGTGATGCCCGGCGAGGATGAGGACGATGCCGGCTGGGGGCATACCGTGACACTGGCCGAGACGGTCAGCGAGGGCGAGTTATGCCATCTGCCGGTGGAGCAGCTGCTCCACCGGCTTTACCATGAAGATGATGTCCGCCTCTTTGAAGCTCATCCGGTGGCCTTCCGTTGTACCTGTTCCCGGGACAAGATCGCCGATGTGCTGCGCCGGATCGGTCAGGAAGAAGTCCGGGATATTGTCGCCGAACAGGGGCAGGTAAGCGTGGCCTGCCAGTTCTGTGGCCGCCAGTACGAGTTTGATGCGGTGGATGCGGAGAATCTGTTCATCGCCCCGGATGCGGCCGGCGATAGCCAGGGTTCCACTACCCGCCACTGA